The Fructilactobacillus myrtifloralis genome contains a region encoding:
- the tilS gene encoding tRNA lysidine(34) synthetase TilS encodes MQLRETVAQALQRAQLPTSAPIIVAVSTGVDSMVLLDLLQQVVAPRTLVVAHVNHQLRTASQAEAQFLQRYCDQHQLRLVIRRWEHPQLTHGMEAQARTFRYHFFAELMQQYHAAVLITAHHQNDQAETVLMRLARSEDVGAATGIQPDRPFAGGRLLRPLLSVSKATLRAYADQHQLQWCEDQTNQLDDVTRNRIRHAVIPQLERENSQAVPHLANFAKNLQHFFAQYHTLATRLIDERRLTTGPNWLEYQLSPADQAVLEPLIRVLAERGAVPEPLTTGQLAQIVHLMQNHHRPQGEIDVGQGWQFVKRYQLIRWQKKAANPKESSQLPRPFMVVLNHWYRLSHHLMFGVFTPDYPVGPVTRFHRLWLPTAAFPLRARPWQATDRLRLQENQHQRARRILINHKVPSEKRAQYYTLQTATGETLALLGLKESVQPAQAGRQPYMLAVKNERKNDERRYPNSTV; translated from the coding sequence GTGCAACTTCGCGAAACGGTCGCACAAGCCTTACAACGAGCGCAGCTTCCAACATCAGCACCAATCATTGTGGCGGTATCAACCGGCGTTGATTCAATGGTGCTGCTGGATCTTTTGCAACAGGTGGTTGCACCACGTACCCTGGTGGTCGCCCACGTTAACCACCAACTGCGAACCGCTAGTCAGGCAGAAGCCCAGTTTTTACAGCGGTATTGTGACCAGCACCAGTTGCGCTTGGTCATCCGGCGCTGGGAACATCCACAGTTAACCCATGGGATGGAAGCCCAGGCCCGCACGTTTCGCTACCATTTTTTTGCGGAACTAATGCAACAGTACCACGCAGCGGTCCTTATAACAGCGCATCACCAAAATGACCAGGCGGAAACGGTTTTAATGCGCCTGGCGCGCTCTGAAGACGTGGGGGCTGCCACCGGAATTCAACCGGATCGACCCTTTGCGGGTGGCCGGCTGCTCCGCCCGCTCCTGTCGGTTTCTAAGGCGACGCTACGAGCTTATGCGGACCAGCATCAGTTACAGTGGTGTGAAGACCAGACGAACCAACTTGATGATGTCACAAGAAACCGGATTCGCCATGCGGTCATCCCCCAGCTGGAACGCGAAAATTCCCAAGCGGTCCCGCATCTCGCAAACTTTGCCAAAAACCTGCAGCACTTCTTCGCCCAGTACCACACCTTAGCCACCCGCTTAATTGACGAACGTCGTTTAACTACGGGACCCAACTGGCTGGAGTACCAACTCAGCCCAGCTGACCAGGCGGTTTTAGAACCCCTGATTCGGGTCCTAGCAGAGCGAGGGGCCGTTCCTGAACCCTTAACCACCGGGCAACTGGCTCAGATTGTGCACCTCATGCAAAACCACCACAGGCCTCAGGGAGAAATTGATGTCGGCCAGGGCTGGCAGTTCGTGAAACGGTATCAACTGATTCGTTGGCAAAAAAAAGCGGCGAATCCCAAAGAAAGTTCACAGCTCCCGCGGCCGTTTATGGTAGTATTAAATCACTGGTATCGGTTATCGCACCACCTTATGTTTGGGGTGTTCACGCCGGATTACCCTGTCGGACCAGTCACCCGGTTTCACCGTTTATGGTTACCGACCGCAGCGTTCCCATTACGTGCCCGACCTTGGCAGGCAACGGACCGGCTGCGGTTGCAGGAAAACCAGCACCAACGGGCGCGCCGAATCTTAATTAATCACAAGGTTCCAAGCGAAAAGCGGGCCCAGTATTACACGTTACAAACGGCGACGGGCGAGACGTTAGCCTTACTGGGGTTAAAAGAAAGCGTGCAACCAGCGCAAGCGGGGCGGCAACCATATATGTTAGCGGTCAAAAACGAAAGGAAGAACGATGAACGACGATATCCAAACAGTACTGTATAG
- the mfd gene encoding transcription-repair coupling factor has product MVKLTEVFEALPQYQTIMDQLQPGSRQLVTGTGGSAQKLLLQTMVQQRQQPLLYVTDTLEHAEQAVKTFSTGLTDVPVLLFPAEELVAAEVATSSPEFRAERVQAMQALVAGKPVVVVATTAGLKRYLPEPADFQAAALTVKLGADWEREALQNQLVEMGYVRKNLVAVPGEFAIRGSIVDIYPLNASNPVRLDFFDTEVDSLRSFDAATQRSIENLTTVTILPATDFLPTAADREHANHAIHKQLATLTNEQARTELAQLAQEVTTKVTDPAWQAYASLLFRKETSILAYLPATGVVAFDDYQRIRDANQQLERDETNWRTSVSVNHPGLADQKVSLNLTTVLKASQQPWLLLSLFQKGLGRMRLDYISEIKVRPMQRFFGQMPMLKTEMERYQSEQTTVVIMVGSQDRLAKVQQTLQDFGIEAVATTISKLVPSRIQIVTGTLPEGFELPAANFAVLTEHELFQRVTERAKPHRIRHQRFTNAERIKSYTDLKPGDYVVHVNHGIGRYDGMQTMEVDGKHQDYLTITYQKNAQIFIPVTQLNLIQKYVAAEGQAPRLNKLGGNEWAKTKSRVAEKVDDMADELVDLYAQRSQTPGFAFPDDDAYQAEFEAAFPYQPTPDQIRSTAEIKHDMEQPHPMDRLLVGDVGYGKTEVAMRAAFKAVEAGKQVAFLVPTTVLAQQHYETLTSRFEDFPVEIGVLSRFNSAQQTKQTLADLKSGRLDILVGTHRLLSNDVQYHDLGLLIVDEEQRFGVKHKEKLKELKQNVDVLTLTATPIPRTLNMSMMGVRDLSVIETPPANRYPIQTYVMEQNDAAIVDGIRRELQRDGQVFYLHNRVKDIEQKVDKLQTLLPDARIGYIHGQMTERQMEQILYDFMNGQYDVLVTTTIIETGIDMPNVNTLFVEDADRMGLAQLYQIRGRIGRSNRVGQAYFMYQPDKVLTEAGENRLEAIKDFTELGSGFKVAMRDLSIRGAGNVLGRAQHGFIDSVGYDMYTKMLNDAVARKQGKATQPTHPDASVDLGVEAYLPDTYIPDQQQKIEIYKRMRQLENRDQFTELQSDLIDRFGEYPVAVARLLTIDLIKSLADEAFIEQIKRTGQTLTVTFSRQVSDASESQTILRALATTKFRSTIKQVNGRFQVNLVIQPTMTEEEWLAELNQFVQALVTQDQPEAATRKDEMNAN; this is encoded by the coding sequence ATCGTGAAATTAACCGAAGTTTTTGAAGCGCTCCCCCAGTACCAAACGATCATGGATCAGCTTCAGCCGGGATCACGGCAATTGGTAACTGGGACCGGTGGTAGCGCACAGAAATTACTGTTACAAACCATGGTCCAACAGCGCCAGCAACCACTCCTCTACGTAACCGATACGTTAGAACACGCTGAGCAGGCCGTTAAAACCTTTAGTACCGGTCTGACGGACGTGCCCGTACTACTCTTTCCAGCCGAGGAGTTAGTGGCCGCTGAAGTAGCCACCAGTTCTCCAGAGTTTCGAGCGGAACGGGTGCAGGCGATGCAGGCCCTGGTAGCTGGTAAGCCGGTGGTCGTGGTTGCGACCACGGCGGGTTTGAAACGTTATTTACCAGAACCCGCTGATTTTCAGGCAGCGGCCTTGACCGTGAAACTCGGCGCTGACTGGGAACGCGAGGCCCTCCAAAACCAGTTGGTGGAAATGGGATACGTGCGCAAGAATCTAGTCGCAGTCCCCGGGGAATTTGCGATTCGTGGTTCCATTGTCGATATTTATCCGTTAAATGCCTCCAATCCGGTCCGCTTAGATTTTTTTGATACGGAGGTCGATTCCCTGCGTAGTTTTGACGCAGCGACCCAACGGAGCATTGAAAATTTAACGACAGTTACGATTCTCCCGGCGACGGATTTCTTGCCCACGGCTGCTGACCGGGAACACGCTAACCATGCGATTCACAAGCAGTTAGCCACGCTTACTAATGAGCAAGCGCGGACCGAATTAGCCCAACTCGCCCAGGAAGTGACGACAAAGGTTACGGATCCCGCTTGGCAGGCCTATGCCTCGTTATTGTTTCGCAAAGAAACGTCAATTTTAGCGTACTTACCAGCTACGGGCGTGGTTGCCTTCGATGATTATCAACGAATTCGGGATGCCAATCAGCAGCTAGAACGTGATGAAACAAACTGGCGGACCTCGGTTTCTGTAAATCATCCTGGGTTAGCGGACCAAAAGGTGAGTTTAAACCTCACCACGGTTTTAAAAGCAAGCCAGCAACCGTGGTTACTCTTGTCCCTATTTCAAAAGGGGCTGGGGCGGATGCGCTTAGATTACATCAGTGAGATTAAGGTCCGCCCCATGCAACGGTTTTTCGGGCAGATGCCCATGCTTAAAACCGAAATGGAGCGCTATCAGTCCGAACAGACGACCGTTGTGATTATGGTAGGCAGTCAGGACCGCCTAGCAAAGGTGCAACAAACGCTCCAGGATTTTGGGATCGAAGCAGTAGCCACCACCATTTCCAAGTTGGTGCCGAGTCGTATCCAAATTGTAACGGGAACGCTGCCGGAGGGGTTTGAACTGCCAGCCGCGAACTTTGCGGTGTTGACGGAACACGAACTGTTTCAGCGGGTTACAGAACGCGCTAAACCCCACAGAATCCGGCACCAACGTTTTACTAATGCGGAACGGATTAAAAGTTACACGGACTTAAAGCCCGGGGACTATGTCGTACACGTTAACCACGGAATTGGGCGTTACGATGGCATGCAAACCATGGAAGTGGATGGGAAACACCAGGATTATCTCACCATCACTTACCAAAAAAACGCCCAAATTTTTATTCCCGTGACCCAACTGAATTTAATTCAAAAGTACGTGGCGGCGGAAGGCCAAGCTCCCCGGTTGAATAAGCTCGGCGGGAACGAATGGGCCAAAACCAAAAGTCGGGTAGCGGAAAAAGTTGATGATATGGCGGATGAACTCGTTGACTTATACGCCCAACGATCCCAGACGCCTGGATTTGCCTTTCCCGATGATGATGCTTACCAGGCCGAATTTGAGGCGGCGTTTCCCTATCAACCGACCCCCGATCAAATTCGAAGTACCGCTGAAATTAAACATGACATGGAACAACCCCATCCGATGGATCGGTTGTTAGTCGGCGACGTGGGTTACGGGAAAACGGAAGTGGCCATGCGGGCGGCGTTTAAAGCCGTGGAAGCGGGAAAACAGGTGGCCTTCTTGGTCCCAACGACCGTGTTAGCGCAGCAACATTATGAAACCTTGACCAGTCGGTTTGAGGATTTTCCGGTTGAGATTGGTGTTTTATCACGGTTTAACAGTGCGCAACAAACCAAACAAACCCTGGCGGATTTAAAGTCCGGACGCCTCGATATTTTAGTGGGAACCCACCGCTTATTATCCAATGATGTGCAGTACCATGATTTAGGGCTGTTAATTGTGGATGAAGAGCAACGGTTTGGGGTCAAGCACAAGGAAAAACTAAAAGAACTAAAGCAAAATGTCGACGTCCTAACGCTCACTGCCACCCCCATTCCACGGACTTTAAACATGTCGATGATGGGGGTGCGGGATTTATCCGTGATTGAAACACCGCCTGCGAACCGGTATCCGATTCAAACCTACGTGATGGAACAAAATGATGCGGCAATCGTCGATGGAATTCGGCGTGAACTCCAACGCGACGGCCAGGTTTTTTACCTGCACAATCGGGTGAAAGACATCGAGCAAAAGGTGGACAAGTTACAAACATTACTGCCGGATGCGCGAATTGGTTACATTCACGGGCAAATGACCGAACGGCAGATGGAACAGATTTTGTACGACTTTATGAACGGTCAGTATGACGTATTGGTAACGACCACCATTATTGAAACGGGGATCGATATGCCGAACGTCAACACGTTATTCGTTGAAGATGCCGATCGGATGGGGCTTGCCCAGTTGTACCAAATTCGGGGTCGGATTGGGCGTAGCAATCGGGTCGGCCAGGCGTACTTCATGTATCAACCCGACAAGGTGTTGACCGAAGCGGGTGAAAACCGGTTAGAGGCCATTAAGGACTTTACGGAGTTAGGATCCGGCTTTAAGGTTGCCATGCGGGATCTGTCCATCCGTGGCGCTGGAAACGTGTTAGGCCGGGCCCAGCACGGCTTCATTGATTCGGTTGGTTATGATATGTATACCAAGATGTTAAATGATGCGGTGGCTCGCAAACAGGGGAAGGCGACCCAACCAACTCATCCAGATGCGAGTGTTGATTTGGGCGTTGAAGCCTATCTTCCTGATACGTATATTCCAGACCAACAACAAAAAATTGAAATTTACAAGCGGATGCGCCAGTTGGAAAATCGCGACCAGTTTACCGAATTACAGAGTGATTTAATTGACCGGTTCGGTGAGTATCCGGTGGCCGTAGCCCGCTTACTTACGATTGATTTAATCAAGTCCTTGGCGGATGAAGCGTTTATTGAACAAATTAAGCGGACGGGGCAGACCCTGACCGTGACCTTTAGCCGCCAGGTTTCAGACGCGTCGGAGAGTCAGACGATTTTACGAGCACTGGCCACCACCAAGTTTCGGTCGACAATTAAACAGGTTAACGGCCGGTTTCAAGTTAACCTCGTCATTCAACCAACGATGACGGAAGAAGAGTGGCTGGCGGAACTTAACCAGTTTGTGCAGGCCTTAGTGACTCAGGATCAACCAGAAGCAGCAACTCGAAAGGATGAGATGAATGCGAATTGA
- a CDS encoding RNA-binding S4 domain-containing protein, whose protein sequence is MRIDKFLKLARIIKRRSVAKQITDQGRVLINGKPAKSSSQVGVGDELTIKFGNKTLTVRVRQVLQTTKKADASSMYEMVSEEYQRDYQKEADELL, encoded by the coding sequence ATGCGAATTGATAAATTTTTAAAGTTAGCCCGAATTATTAAACGACGTTCGGTTGCCAAACAGATTACCGACCAGGGGCGGGTCCTCATTAACGGCAAACCCGCAAAGTCTTCAAGTCAGGTTGGGGTTGGCGATGAGCTGACGATTAAGTTTGGGAACAAGACGTTGACCGTTCGGGTTCGGCAGGTTTTGCAAACCACCAAGAAGGCGGATGCTAGTTCGATGTACGAAATGGTCAGCGAAGAATACCAACGGGATTACCAAAAAGAAGCCGATGAGTTATTGTAA
- the hpt gene encoding hypoxanthine phosphoribosyltransferase, translating to MNDDIQTVLYSEATIQAACERLGKQLTQVYRGKNPLVICVLKGAVPFMADLIKQMDIYMDIDFIDVSSYHGGTQSTGAIELVKDVDQDVSGREILLVDDIVDTGRTLAYLKDLFQDRGASSVRVCMLMDKPEARQMAEMQADYVGFNVPNEFLVGYGLDYQGKYRNLPYVGILKPEIYQG from the coding sequence ATGAACGACGATATCCAAACAGTACTGTATAGCGAAGCAACCATCCAAGCCGCTTGTGAACGACTAGGCAAGCAACTAACTCAGGTTTATCGCGGGAAAAATCCGCTGGTAATCTGTGTGTTGAAGGGGGCCGTTCCCTTTATGGCTGATTTGATTAAGCAAATGGATATTTATATGGATATCGATTTTATTGACGTTTCTAGTTATCACGGTGGGACCCAATCGACCGGCGCAATTGAATTAGTGAAGGACGTCGATCAAGACGTCAGTGGTCGCGAGATTCTGCTCGTAGATGATATTGTTGATACCGGACGCACGTTGGCCTACCTGAAGGATCTGTTTCAAGACCGGGGGGCGTCCTCCGTACGGGTCTGCATGTTGATGGATAAACCAGAGGCCCGGCAGATGGCCGAAATGCAGGCTGATTACGTTGGCTTTAACGTTCCCAATGAATTTTTGGTGGGTTATGGGTTAGACTACCAAGGTAAGTATCGGAATCTTCCATACGTAGGAATCTTAAAGCCCGAAATCTATCAAGGTTAA
- the hslO gene encoding Hsp33 family molecular chaperone HslO, with product MTKTNDQLVKALTTDNNFRVLAVNATGVVQTAQQNHDLHRTATAALGRTLVASLLLANSTLKGKEGLTVRLNGQGPLGGMIVDADAAGHVKGYVQHPDVDLPQTDKQEEDVATAVGTDGFLEVLKNQGGAQPYASSVPLVSGKIGDDFTYYLAKSEQIPSALGVSVAFTTDDHVAVAGGYLIQTLPGADETAITELEKRLQTLPSIATSLQENPDPAQLINTIFGAEHVKILDHLPVSFYCDCSKEKFAHSLAGIGRKDLQQLIDEDHGAEVVCNFCGQKYDFSEADLVQILNDQAKDDENDE from the coding sequence ATGACAAAGACAAATGATCAATTAGTTAAAGCCCTGACCACCGACAATAATTTTCGGGTGTTAGCGGTCAACGCGACGGGCGTGGTCCAAACCGCCCAGCAGAATCACGACCTGCATCGGACGGCCACCGCAGCCCTCGGACGGACCTTAGTTGCGAGCTTGTTATTAGCAAACTCAACGCTAAAGGGAAAAGAGGGCCTGACGGTCCGTTTAAACGGACAAGGACCCTTGGGAGGCATGATTGTTGATGCTGATGCAGCGGGCCACGTGAAGGGGTACGTGCAGCATCCAGACGTCGACTTGCCCCAGACTGATAAGCAGGAAGAGGACGTGGCCACGGCCGTGGGCACTGATGGTTTTTTAGAGGTTTTGAAAAATCAGGGTGGAGCCCAACCCTATGCCAGTAGTGTTCCGTTAGTGAGTGGTAAAATCGGAGATGACTTTACCTACTACCTAGCAAAATCGGAACAAATTCCGTCAGCCTTAGGGGTTTCCGTGGCCTTTACGACTGACGATCACGTTGCGGTTGCTGGCGGTTACTTGATTCAAACGCTCCCTGGTGCGGACGAAACTGCTATCACGGAGTTAGAAAAACGGTTACAAACCTTGCCAAGCATTGCAACTAGCCTGCAGGAAAATCCGGATCCGGCTCAGCTGATTAACACCATTTTTGGGGCCGAGCACGTCAAGATTTTAGACCACCTGCCGGTTTCATTTTACTGTGATTGTTCCAAGGAAAAGTTTGCGCACAGCCTAGCTGGCATTGGGCGCAAAGACTTGCAACAGTTGATTGATGAAGACCATGGTGCAGAAGTGGTTTGCAATTTCTGTGGTCAGAAGTATGACTTTTCGGAAGCAGACCTCGTGCAAATTCTAAACGACCAAGCAAAGGATGATGAAAACGATGAGTAA
- the dusB gene encoding tRNA dihydrouridine synthase DusB, with protein sequence MSKDRSWKIGNVTIDNPLVVAPMAGVTNSAFRVICKKFGAGLVVCEMISDKGIMFNNQKTLDMTNVEAEEHPMSIQIFGGTQETLVAAAQFIDQKTAADIIDINMGCPVNKVVKCEAGARWLLNPDKVYEMVSAVTAAVEKPVTVKMRTGWDDDHIYAVQNALAAEKAGAAAVAMHGRTREQMYRGHANWEILKEVSDALTIPFIGNGDVTTPEMAKQMLDEVGATAVMMARAVEGNPWILTQINHYLETGEILPQPSVADQMQVAKEHLRRLVDLKGEYVGSHQFRGHAPYYLKGLSHSARTKVALTSAENEAEMIRIMDDFVAKTEARQKKHQAAI encoded by the coding sequence ATGAGTAAGGACCGGAGTTGGAAAATTGGGAACGTTACCATTGATAATCCGCTGGTAGTGGCTCCAATGGCGGGAGTAACTAACTCCGCCTTTCGGGTGATTTGTAAAAAATTCGGTGCGGGGCTAGTGGTTTGTGAAATGATTTCTGATAAGGGAATCATGTTTAACAATCAAAAGACGTTAGACATGACGAATGTCGAAGCGGAAGAGCATCCGATGAGCATTCAGATTTTTGGGGGCACGCAGGAAACGTTAGTTGCAGCGGCCCAGTTCATTGATCAAAAAACGGCGGCTGATATCATTGATATCAACATGGGCTGCCCCGTTAACAAGGTGGTCAAGTGTGAAGCTGGCGCCCGGTGGTTGTTGAATCCTGATAAAGTCTATGAAATGGTATCCGCCGTTACGGCGGCCGTTGAAAAGCCGGTCACCGTTAAGATGCGGACTGGTTGGGATGATGACCACATCTATGCCGTCCAAAACGCGTTGGCTGCTGAAAAAGCTGGGGCAGCGGCCGTTGCAATGCACGGTCGGACCCGCGAACAGATGTATCGTGGGCACGCCAACTGGGAAATTTTGAAAGAAGTTTCCGATGCACTGACAATTCCGTTCATTGGAAACGGGGACGTGACAACGCCGGAAATGGCCAAACAAATGTTGGATGAAGTGGGGGCCACTGCAGTGATGATGGCCCGGGCCGTCGAAGGGAATCCGTGGATTTTAACCCAGATTAATCACTACTTGGAAACCGGTGAAATCCTCCCACAACCGAGTGTGGCAGATCAGATGCAGGTCGCCAAAGAACACCTACGCCGCCTAGTGGATTTAAAGGGTGAATACGTGGGCTCCCACCAATTCCGGGGGCATGCTCCGTATTATCTAAAGGGACTCTCACATTCGGCACGGACGAAAGTGGCGTTGACGAGTGCGGAAAATGAAGCGGAAATGATTCGCATCATGGATGACTTTGTTGCTAAAACGGAAGCCCGCCAGAAAAAACACCAAGCCGCTATATAA
- a CDS encoding FtsB family cell division protein, with translation MEKERSNVAQLHAAIGSQPQKPRRNRLLSKRRQRRAAVLLGVFGVILVFLGLQLVTTNAQVRSMHADTQQEQARLQKREQEQKQLKHREKLLNNPDYVKALAHSKYDYAKPGETNYHFVKK, from the coding sequence GTGGAGAAAGAAAGAAGTAATGTCGCACAGTTGCATGCTGCAATTGGGTCGCAACCCCAAAAGCCCCGCCGGAATCGCTTGCTGTCAAAACGCCGGCAACGCAGAGCGGCCGTGTTACTGGGGGTGTTTGGAGTCATTCTAGTATTTTTGGGGCTTCAACTGGTGACAACCAACGCGCAGGTGCGCTCCATGCATGCCGATACGCAGCAAGAACAAGCCCGGTTACAAAAACGGGAACAGGAGCAAAAGCAGCTCAAGCACCGGGAAAAACTCTTGAATAATCCCGATTACGTGAAGGCACTCGCGCACTCTAAGTACGACTATGCGAAACCGGGTGAAACTAACTATCACTTTGTAAAGAAATAA
- a CDS encoding S1 domain-containing RNA-binding protein, with the protein MAFEVGEILTGKVSGITGFGAFVDLGNHQTGLVHISEVADGYVKDIHDQLAVGDQVQVKVTKIGSDGKIGLSIRKATAQAAQPQEQASSSHQAANPHPRAQSKHRSNPHTGARSDKFDDLLSSFLKESESRLSSIRKNTEGKRGGRGGRRS; encoded by the coding sequence TTGGCGTTTGAAGTTGGAGAGATTCTCACGGGCAAAGTTTCCGGAATTACTGGATTTGGGGCCTTTGTTGATTTAGGTAATCACCAAACGGGCCTGGTCCATATTAGTGAAGTAGCGGATGGCTATGTGAAGGACATTCACGACCAGCTAGCCGTTGGTGATCAGGTGCAGGTAAAAGTGACAAAGATTGGTTCGGATGGCAAAATTGGGTTATCCATTCGCAAGGCTACGGCGCAAGCAGCACAGCCACAGGAGCAAGCGTCATCGTCCCACCAGGCAGCCAACCCGCATCCCCGGGCGCAGTCTAAGCACCGGTCGAATCCGCATACCGGCGCACGGAGTGACAAGTTTGATGACCTATTATCGAGCTTTTTAAAGGAAAGTGAAAGTCGGCTGTCATCAATTCGCAAAAATACCGAAGGAAAACGCGGTGGCCGTGGCGGTCGGCGCAGTTAA
- the ftsH gene encoding ATP-dependent zinc metalloprotease FtsH, with amino-acid sequence MKNNKNGLFKSSLFYIIAFVLAMGIVLFATGGSNSNGTKSQKIQSSQFMKDLNANRVKDFSIESAEGVYKITGQYRTPQKVKGQQQTNLPSFTLTKKGLEKSGSANTKVKSFTTTLVKSDTTVKQVNEAAQQHNVKVNAKPTQSNGFWINLLVSVLPLLIFIYLFYMMMKQAGGGAGGPGGVMKVGKSKAKPVESNVRFKDVAGEDEEKQELVEVVEFLKDPQKFTSLGATIPKGVLLEGPPGTGKTLLAKAVAGEAGVPFYSLSGSDFVEMFVGVGASRVRDLFSEAKKSAPAIIFIDEIDAVGRRRGAGMGGGHDEREQTLNQLLVEMDGFSGNEGVIVMAATNRADVLDPALTRPGRFDRKILVGQPDVRGREAILKVHSKDKPMGPDVDLKEIAKQTPGFVGADLANLLNEAALLAARRDSKVITAADLDEAEDRVIAGPAKRNRVISQHEREVVANHEAGHTIVGLVLNDARVVHKVTIVPRGRAGGYAIMLPKEDQQLLSKKDAMEQIAGMMGGRSAEEIIFDSQSSGASNDFQQATQIARAMVTQYGMTDKLGTVALEDPNADPYAAPKYSQATANAIDEEVKHFTDEGHRMAKQIIAEHREQHKAIADALLQYETLDEKQILSLYKTGKMPAEDESASDENEHESFSEAEQKATKQENETAEHLETEIKDHKDVTAGDDSDDDE; translated from the coding sequence ATGAAAAATAATAAAAATGGACTTTTTAAAAGTAGTCTATTTTATATCATTGCTTTTGTGTTAGCGATGGGAATTGTCCTGTTTGCTACCGGTGGCAGCAACAGTAATGGAACCAAATCCCAAAAAATTCAATCGAGCCAGTTTATGAAGGATTTAAATGCTAACCGCGTCAAGGACTTTAGCATTGAATCGGCCGAGGGAGTTTATAAGATTACCGGACAATACCGGACCCCACAGAAGGTCAAGGGACAGCAGCAAACCAACTTGCCATCCTTTACCTTAACGAAAAAGGGACTCGAAAAATCCGGCAGCGCTAATACGAAGGTCAAGAGCTTCACAACCACGTTGGTGAAGAGTGACACCACGGTTAAACAGGTTAATGAAGCGGCTCAACAACACAATGTTAAGGTCAACGCGAAGCCAACCCAATCCAACGGCTTTTGGATTAACCTTTTAGTTTCCGTCCTACCGCTCCTGATCTTCATCTACTTGTTTTACATGATGATGAAGCAAGCTGGTGGTGGAGCTGGTGGCCCTGGTGGGGTCATGAAGGTTGGAAAGAGCAAAGCCAAACCAGTTGAAAGTAACGTTCGGTTTAAAGACGTGGCCGGTGAAGACGAAGAAAAGCAAGAACTGGTCGAAGTCGTTGAGTTTTTAAAGGATCCGCAGAAATTTACGAGCCTCGGGGCGACCATTCCCAAAGGGGTCTTACTTGAGGGACCTCCCGGAACTGGGAAAACCTTACTAGCAAAAGCCGTTGCTGGAGAAGCCGGCGTACCGTTCTATTCTCTATCTGGATCTGACTTCGTGGAAATGTTTGTCGGAGTTGGAGCTAGTCGGGTACGAGACCTCTTCTCAGAAGCAAAGAAGTCGGCACCAGCAATTATCTTTATTGATGAAATTGATGCCGTTGGACGGCGTCGGGGTGCTGGCATGGGCGGTGGCCACGACGAACGAGAACAAACTTTGAACCAGTTGCTGGTTGAAATGGATGGTTTCTCTGGTAACGAAGGGGTCATCGTGATGGCCGCTACCAACCGGGCTGACGTGCTGGATCCGGCGTTAACGCGTCCGGGTCGATTTGACCGGAAAATTTTGGTTGGTCAACCAGACGTCCGGGGTCGAGAAGCCATTTTGAAAGTCCATTCCAAGGACAAACCAATGGGTCCAGACGTTGATTTAAAGGAAATTGCTAAGCAAACCCCTGGCTTTGTGGGGGCGGACTTAGCCAACCTCTTAAACGAAGCGGCGTTATTGGCAGCCCGTCGAGATAGCAAGGTAATTACTGCAGCCGATTTAGATGAGGCGGAGGACCGGGTAATTGCTGGTCCCGCTAAGCGGAATCGGGTAATTAGTCAGCACGAACGTGAAGTGGTTGCGAACCACGAAGCGGGACATACGATCGTGGGACTGGTTCTAAATGACGCACGGGTTGTGCACAAGGTTACGATTGTTCCCCGGGGGCGTGCGGGCGGATACGCCATCATGTTACCGAAGGAAGATCAACAACTGCTCTCGAAGAAAGACGCCATGGAACAAATTGCTGGAATGATGGGGGGCCGGAGTGCCGAAGAAATTATTTTTGATTCGCAATCCTCCGGAGCTTCAAACGACTTCCAGCAAGCCACGCAAATTGCCCGGGCAATGGTTACCCAATACGGAATGACCGATAAATTGGGAACGGTTGCCTTAGAAGATCCAAACGCGGATCCATACGCTGCTCCGAAGTACTCACAAGCAACGGCAAACGCCATTGATGAAGAAGTTAAGCACTTTACCGATGAAGGTCACCGGATGGCTAAGCAGATTATTGCGGAACACAGAGAGCAACACAAGGCAATTGCGGATGCGCTGTTGCAATATGAAACGTTAGACGAAAAGCAAATTTTGAGTCTTTACAAAACGGGGAAGATGCCCGCTGAAGATGAGTCAGCTTCCGATGAGAACGAGCACGAAAGTTTTTCTGAAGCCGAACAAAAGGCGACGAAGCAGGAAAACGAAACTGCTGAACATCTGGAAACTGAAATTAAAGATCACAAGGACGTCACAGCTGGTGACGATAGTGATGACGATGAATAA